A DNA window from Plasmodium brasilianum strain Bolivian I chromosome 12, whole genome shotgun sequence contains the following coding sequences:
- a CDS encoding calcium-dependent protein kinase 5, which produces MKEKKVEEIRVFRKEVKPAKDEIVASGKVEEGKCTTKSTLADSDEDYSIITLCTKCLSKKTEENKNKTILDSKAFKDNRLKGRCSVSNTSDPLSHHLNLSPYFDRSQIVQEIILMNNNELSDVYELDRYKLGKGSYGNVVKAVSKKTGQQRAIKIIEKKKIHNIERLKREILIMKQMDHPNIIKLYEVYEDNEKLYLVLELCTGGELFDKIVKYGNFSEYEAYKIMKQIFSALYYCHGKNIMHRDLKPENILYVDSSEDSPIQIIDWGFASKCMNNHNLKSVVGTPYYIAPEILKGKYDKRCDIWSSGVIMYILLCGYPPFNGKNNDEILKKVKKGEFVFDANYWSRVSDDAKDLICECLNYNYKDRIDVEGVVNHKWFKKFKTNNISINKNLNRTLIEKFKEFHKLCKIKKLAVTCIAYQLNEKDIGKLKKTFEAFDYNGDGVLTISEIFQCLKVNDTELDRELYFLLKQLDTDGNGLIDYTEFLAACIDHSLFQQDVICRNAFNVFDLDGDGVITKEELYKILSFSAVQVSFSKEIIENLIKEVDSNNDGYIDYEEFYKMMTGAKE; this is translated from the coding sequence ATGAAAGAAAAGAAGGTGGAAGAGATAAGGGTATTTAGAAAGGAGGTGAAACCAGCTAAAGATGAAATAGTAGCAAGTGGAAAAGTGGAAGAAGGAAAATGTACTACAAAGAGTACGTTGGCTGACAGTGATGAGGATTACTCTATCATAACATTGTGCACAAAATGTTTATCAAAGAAAACAGAAgagaataagaataaaacaatattGGACAGTAAAGCTTTTAAGGATAACCGACTTAAAGGTCGTTGCAGTGTAAGTAACACATCTGATCCATTATCtcatcatttaaatttatccCCCTATTTTGATAGATCCCAAATAGTTCAAGAAATAATTCTTATGAACAATAACGAATTATCAGATGTATATGAACTAGACAGGTATAAATTAGGTAAAGGATCATATGGTAATGTAGTAAAAGCTGTTAGTAAGAAAACAGGACAACAAAGAgctattaaaataattgaaaaaaaaaaaatacataatatagaaagattaaaaagggaaatattaataatgaaacaAATGGATCATCCAAATATTATAAAGTTGTATGAAGTATATgaagataatgaaaaattgtaTTTAGTATTAGAATTATGTACAGGTGGAGAGCTATTtgataaaattgtaaaatatggAAATTTCTCAGAATATGaagcatataaaataatgaagcaAATATTTTCTGCTTTATATTATTGccatggaaaaaatataatgcataGAGATTTAAAAccagaaaatattttatatgtagaTAGCTCTGAAGATTCCCCTATACAAATAATTGATTGGGGATTTGCTAGTAAATGCATGAACAATCATAACTTAAAATCTGTAGTTGGAACTCCTTATTATATTGCTCCAGAAATactaaaaggaaaatatgataaaagaTGCGATATATGGAGTAGTGGAGttattatgtatatcttATTATGTGGATACCCGCCATTTAatggtaaaaataatgatgaaatattaaagaaagtaaaaaaaggggaattTGTATTTGATGCTAATTATTGGTCTAGAGTTAGTGATGATGCTAAAGATTTAATATGTGAATGTTTAAATTACAATTATAAAGACAGAATAGATGTTGAAGGTGTTGTAAATCATAAGtggtttaaaaaatttaaaacaaataatatttctattaataaaaatttaaatagaacattaatagaaaaatttaaagaattcCATAAATtgtgtaaaattaaaaaattagctGTCACATGTATTGCTTAtcaattaaatgaaaaagatataggaaaattgaaaaaaactTTTGAAGCTTTTGATTATAATGGAGATGGTGTATTAACAATATCAGAAATTTTCCAATGTCTAAAAGTTAATGATACTGAATTAGATAgagaattatatttcttactAAAACAACTAGACACGGATGGTAATGGTTTAATTGATTATACAGAATTTTTAGCTGCTTGTATTGATCACAGCTTATTTCAACAAGATGTGATTTGTAGAAATGCTTTTAACGTTTTTGATCTTGATGGAGATGGAGTTATTACAAAAGAGGAgttatacaaaattttatccTTTAGCGCTGTTCAAGTTTCATTTAGTAAGgaaattattgaaaatttgATAAAAGAGGTCGATTCCAATAATGATGGGTACATTGACTACGAggaattttacaaaatgatGACAGGTGCTAAGGAGTAA